The Deltaproteobacteria bacterium sequence ATCCATTTTCCGCGGGCTTTTTGAAGACCATAATTTCTGGTTTCGGATAAACCACTGTGTGTTTTCTGTAGAAAAATGATTCTCGAATCTTGTTCTAAAAACTTTTTCATTTTGATTGAGGTTTCATCAGTGGATCCATCATCCACTACAAGGAGTTCCCAGTTTTTATAGCTTTGTTTCAGAACAGATTCGATCGCCCTCTCTAAAAGATGCGCACGATTATAGGTGGCAATCACAATACTGAAAAAAGGGGGTTTTATATTACTAGTCATACTTAATTTCTCACAAGGATGGCTTCACAATCTTTTAAAATATTTGGCTTTTCCACTTCCACTAAAACCTCCAAGGCCTTTGGATCTTGCAAAACCAATTGCTCAATTTGATGTACCAAGCTTTCCAGTAAAGCATAACGGCTTCTTTGTGCGAGCTCGAGGATTTGCTGATGCAGCTTTTCGTAATCCAGGGTATCGGTAATCGAGTCGGAGACAATGGCTTTTTGGGCATCCGTTCTAATCTTGAGATTGAGCGTTAATTCTTGAGAGGTCTGGCGTTCCTGTTCATGGACGCCAATCAAGGTCTTGAGCTTGAAATTTTTGAGTTCAATCCACATGTGATGTTCTATATCTTGACAGTAATGTTTTAACGATTCATTATTTTGTTATAAATAATTACAGGGAGTGCCTATGCAGACAGAACTAATGAAAATTAATGCAAATGGTGTATTGACCATTCCTTCCAAATTTAGAAAGCTGGGTTTTGATCCCAATCAATTTGTAAATGTCAGTCTGGAAGAAGATGGCTCCTTAAAAGTGGCTCCTGTTGAAATTATTCCCAGCTCCCAAAAAGGTTTCCATACAAAATCGTGGAAAAGTAAAGAACAAAAAGCAAGTTTGGATCTCAGGAAAAAGAAAACCAAGAAATACGCGAGCGAAAAAGACTTTGTCGAGGTTATGAGAAAATGGTGATTCAAACCTCCAGTACTTTTGAAAAAGAATTCAAAAAACTCTCCAAAGAAAATCGGGAGCTCTCGAAAAAGAAGATCGAATTGTTTTTAGCACGCATTCCAGCTTGAGAATAAAAAGAGTTCAGGGATACTCAGAAGACCCACCCATTTTTGAATTCAGTATCAGTATGTCCATTCGAGTTACTTTTCAGCGTTATGCAGATTTTATCTATTTGAGGCATATCGGCACCCATGAAATTTTTAGGTCCCCCTAGTCCGCCTCATCGCAGCAAAGCGTGTGGTGAGGCTCAATTCAGGTGGAGAATTCTCTCTCCCCCTGATACCCCCATCGACCTCTGTCACTTCTCTGCTGCTTTTTGTGAAGAAGTGACAGAGGAAGAACCTAATGTTTTATTCTGTTA is a genomic window containing:
- a CDS encoding dihydroneopterin aldolase; translation: MWIELKNFKLKTLIGVHEQERQTSQELTLNLKIRTDAQKAIVSDSITDTLDYEKLHQQILELAQRSRYALLESLVHQIEQLVLQDPKALEVLVEVEKPNILKDCEAILVRN